TCATAAAGTTGTGATGGATGCCTTAAAACTCCCTCCACATAAATACCCCAAGGTACATTAGTAATGCGTCCAAAAAGCTCTTGGTTTAAAAAATTTCCTATGCGACCAAAAACATAAGCTAAAGGCACGCTCAAAGCTACCAAATCAAGAAATTTCCAAGGATTTTCTTTATATTTTTTGCAAAATAAAAAAGTGGCTATTAAAAATCCTATAATTGCTCCATGATAACTCATACCACGAATGCCTACAAATTCACCATTTGCATAAGGATTAAAAATTTGCCAAGGATGAGTAATATAATACATAGTATGTGCATCATAAATTAAAATATATCCAAGTCTTGCTCCTAAAATCACGCCAATTTCCACCCAAATGAAATAGCTATCTAGGCGTTTTTCATTGATATCTAACTTGAATTTTCTTACAAAAAATTTAGCTAAAAGCAAGGCTAAAAGTAAAGCCAAAACATACATAATTCCATACCAATGTACTTTAAACCCTAAAACACTAAAAGCTACAACATCAAAATTTGAATAAATATTTTGCCAAAATTCCATACTTTTTCCATTATTTATTTTATAAAAATATAGCAAAAAAACTTTAACTTGCTATAATTAAACATAATTTCTTATCTTAAAGGTTAAAAAATGAAAAAATATTTCTTATTTGTTATTGCTTTATTTTTAGCTGCTTGCAGTGGTGCTAGCAATAATTTTGTGCATGTTTCAATGCCCAATTTCAAGCCTCAAACCCCTACCAAAGTGGAGCCTATAGATTCTGGGGTTTCAATCATGCTAGAAC
The window above is part of the Campylobacter coli genome. Proteins encoded here:
- the lgt gene encoding prolipoprotein diacylglyceryl transferase, which translates into the protein MEFWQNIYSNFDVVAFSVLGFKVHWYGIMYVLALLLALLLAKFFVRKFKLDINEKRLDSYFIWVEIGVILGARLGYILIYDAHTMYYITHPWQIFNPYANGEFVGIRGMSYHGAIIGFLIATFLFCKKYKENPWKFLDLVALSVPLAYVFGRIGNFLNQELFGRITNVPWGIYVEGVLRHPSQLYEAFLEGVVVFIVIYLVKMKQKFQGELILVYACVYSLARFVCEFYREPDFGLGFIFWGMSMGQILSLLMFVAALLFYICIKFKKVNI